A window of Bacteroidales bacterium contains these coding sequences:
- a CDS encoding ferredoxin: MSIIKSEKLIHESVIDVAKKMIIAAKTAPKGRGIESLSYLLVTGKELGFISEKMIEISKKNKVEFFARDAANLVKSNALILIGTNYNSRNVPLCKGCSFGCEEKPKNVPCSVAITDLGIALGSAVSIASQFHVDNRIMFSVGVAAIKLKLFPPSIKTAYGIPLSISEKNIFFDRK, encoded by the coding sequence ATGAGTATAATTAAATCTGAAAAGCTTATACATGAGTCTGTTATTGATGTTGCTAAAAAAATGATTATTGCAGCCAAAACAGCTCCAAAAGGAAGAGGAATTGAATCATTGTCTTATTTGCTTGTTACAGGAAAAGAACTTGGCTTTATAAGTGAAAAAATGATTGAAATTTCCAAGAAAAACAAGGTCGAATTCTTTGCTCGAGATGCTGCCAATCTTGTAAAATCAAATGCTCTTATTTTAATAGGAACTAATTACAACAGCAGAAATGTTCCACTTTGCAAGGGTTGCAGTTTCGGCTGTGAAGAAAAGCCCAAAAATGTTCCTTGCTCTGTTGCTATAACTGACTTAGGTATTGCACTTGGCAGCGCAGTAAGCATTGCTTCTCAGTTTCATGTTGACAACAGAATTATGTTTTCAGTAGGAGTAGCAGCAATAAAGCTAAAACTTTTTCCTCCTAGCATAAAAACAGCTTATGGCATACCTTTAAGTATATCAGAAAAAAATATCTTTTTCGACAGAAAATAA
- a CDS encoding tetratricopeptide repeat protein: MKTNRLFLLFALFLVNFSLFGQLTMEYKNPNALYLSGVDLLNKEKFNAAKDVFSQVSKMVVDKSNPIKANSDFFIARCSYELLNNDALGLLKSFTASYPESENVAEANFYVGNLHYLNKRYGKAVEAYNKVGIKDLPKDMQDEYFFKKGYSLFMDNDSVGARSCFMQVKDNNSKWSVPATYYYGHISYNEGQYEAALKSFKRLIDDDVFGGVVPYYISQIYYLQKKYDELIEFATPMLEKDNVKRQPEIARMLADAIYTKKDYKKTLYYLEIFEKKSQQPLSREDKYFIGYVYYLNNDYENAIKYFSGISPMQDSLNQNASYHIAYCYLKTGNKQYALNSFDYAYKLKFNPAITEDALFNYAKLSYELDYNPYNGAIKALNNYLNDFPNSMRAEEAKELLADLLVSKGNYKDAISVIENIKIRNERIMIAYQKVNYYHGIENFNSNNFKTAQELFNKAIIYNYDAKIRSEAMFWKAESQYKQKFYDSSAVSYSLFIKYPASSKISYYNRAFYSLGYAQMHRKNYKNASESFETYLKNSGNDDKKYINDASLRLADCYFAMRNYDKAISFYDKSISYNIESIDYALLQQAKCEGIKGNFQEKQNYLSKLFSKYPNSKYSDDALYESGITYEIQNKNNLALTSYEKIITDYPNSNLRADAMLKRGSIYRVLGQNDNAINEFKKLIEEYNGSEQSKQAWMNLKAIYTDIDQINTFMELVATQGKTISSMEKDSMIYQAAENKYMDGDCETSAVAFEKYIEEFPNGSFVKNAQFYRAECMYGQKNFTAALQGYEYIISQPFSAFTETSLLKAARINYNSKEYAKSLDLYNELLKVSQNTSAKIEAQRGIMFSKFYLEQYDGAILEANKIVEDKSISQSDKNEAQAVIARSAYLQKDITLAQKEFTKLLNLKSTELGAEANYYLAEIEYVKNNYTESEKLIFDLINNFASFEYWVAKSFILLSDVYVATDNLYQAEYTLQSIIDNYKGDDLVSEAQQKLDKIKSFENENKSKEDNE; encoded by the coding sequence ATGAAGACTAATCGTCTGTTTCTATTATTTGCATTATTTCTCGTTAATTTTTCTTTGTTTGGTCAACTTACTATGGAGTATAAAAACCCCAATGCGCTGTATTTATCTGGAGTTGACTTGCTGAATAAAGAAAAATTTAATGCTGCAAAGGATGTTTTTTCGCAAGTGTCGAAAATGGTAGTTGATAAGAGCAATCCTATTAAGGCAAATTCCGATTTTTTTATTGCAAGATGTTCTTATGAACTTCTGAATAATGACGCTTTGGGCTTGCTAAAATCTTTTACGGCAAGTTATCCCGAAAGCGAAAATGTGGCTGAAGCTAATTTTTATGTAGGTAATTTGCATTATTTAAACAAACGCTATGGTAAAGCTGTTGAAGCGTATAACAAAGTTGGAATCAAGGATTTGCCAAAAGATATGCAAGATGAATATTTTTTTAAGAAAGGATATTCCTTGTTTATGGATAATGATTCCGTTGGAGCACGCAGCTGCTTTATGCAAGTAAAGGACAATAATTCCAAATGGTCAGTTCCAGCCACATATTACTACGGACATATTAGTTATAATGAAGGACAGTACGAGGCTGCATTAAAATCATTTAAAAGATTGATTGATGATGATGTTTTCGGCGGCGTTGTTCCTTACTACATTTCACAAATTTATTATTTGCAAAAAAAGTATGACGAACTTATTGAATTTGCAACTCCAATGTTGGAAAAAGACAATGTTAAGCGGCAGCCAGAAATAGCTAGAATGCTTGCTGATGCTATTTACACAAAAAAAGACTATAAAAAGACATTGTATTATTTAGAAATTTTTGAAAAAAAATCCCAGCAACCTTTAAGCAGAGAAGACAAATATTTTATTGGCTATGTTTATTATTTGAATAACGATTATGAAAATGCCATAAAGTATTTTTCAGGCATATCGCCAATGCAGGACTCGCTAAATCAAAATGCAAGTTATCATATTGCTTATTGCTACTTAAAAACAGGCAATAAACAATACGCTTTAAATAGCTTTGATTATGCTTATAAGCTAAAATTTAATCCTGCTATAACTGAAGATGCGCTATTTAACTATGCAAAACTATCTTACGAACTTGACTATAATCCTTATAATGGAGCAATTAAAGCATTAAACAACTATTTGAATGATTTCCCAAATTCTATGCGAGCAGAAGAAGCAAAAGAATTATTGGCAGATTTGTTAGTTTCAAAAGGGAATTACAAAGATGCAATATCTGTAATAGAGAACATAAAAATTCGCAACGAACGCATCATGATAGCTTATCAAAAAGTGAATTATTATCATGGTATTGAGAATTTTAACAGTAATAATTTTAAAACTGCTCAAGAATTATTTAATAAAGCTATAATTTATAATTATGATGCAAAAATACGTTCAGAAGCAATGTTTTGGAAAGCTGAATCTCAATACAAACAAAAATTTTACGATTCATCTGCTGTTAGTTATAGTTTATTTATAAAATATCCTGCTTCATCGAAAATTAGCTATTACAATAGAGCTTTTTATTCACTAGGATATGCTCAAATGCATCGAAAAAACTATAAAAATGCATCAGAATCTTTTGAAACATATTTAAAAAACTCAGGAAATGATGACAAGAAATATATAAATGATGCTAGCTTAAGGCTTGCAGACTGCTATTTTGCAATGCGTAATTATGATAAAGCAATTTCATTTTATGACAAGTCTATATCATATAATATTGAAAGCATAGACTATGCCTTGTTGCAGCAAGCAAAATGTGAAGGTATAAAAGGAAATTTTCAGGAAAAACAAAATTATTTGTCAAAATTGTTTAGCAAATATCCAAACTCAAAATACTCTGATGATGCTTTATACGAATCAGGTATAACCTACGAAATTCAGAATAAAAATAATTTAGCGCTTACTTCTTATGAAAAAATAATTACAGATTATCCAAATAGCAACTTGAGAGCAGATGCCATGCTGAAGCGGGGAAGTATTTATCGCGTTTTAGGACAAAATGATAATGCTATTAATGAGTTTAAAAAACTTATTGAAGAATACAATGGCTCAGAGCAGTCAAAGCAAGCATGGATGAATTTAAAAGCTATATACACAGATATAGACCAGATAAATACTTTTATGGAACTTGTTGCTACGCAGGGGAAAACAATTTCATCAATGGAAAAAGACAGTATGATATATCAAGCTGCTGAAAATAAATATATGGATGGAGACTGTGAAACATCAGCTGTTGCATTTGAAAAATATATAGAAGAATTTCCCAACGGGTCTTTTGTAAAAAATGCACAATTTTATAGAGCCGAATGCATGTATGGACAGAAAAATTTCACGGCTGCATTACAAGGCTATGAATACATTATTTCTCAACCTTTTTCAGCTTTTACAGAAACATCGCTTTTGAAGGCTGCTAGAATTAATTATAATTCTAAAGAATATGCAAAATCTTTGGATTTGTATAATGAATTATTGAAAGTTTCTCAAAATACATCTGCAAAAATTGAAGCACAACGCGGTATTATGTTTTCAAAATTTTATTTAGAGCAATATGATGGTGCTATTTTAGAAGCAAATAAAATAGTTGAAGATAAATCAATTTCTCAAAGCGATAAAAATGAGGCTCAGGCTGTTATTGCTCGTTCTGCTTACTTGCAAAAAGACATTACTCTTGCACAAAAAGAATTTACAAAATTGCTGAATTTAAAATCAACAGAATTGGGTGCTGAAGCTAATTATTACCTTGCTGAAATTGAATATGTGAAGAATAATTATACCGAATCTGAAAAATTAATTTTCGATTTGATAAATAACTTCGCTTCTTTCGAGTATTGGGTTGCAAAATCGTTCATTTTGCTTAGCGATGTTTATGTTGCTACAGACAATTTGTATCAAGCAGAATACACTTTGCAGAGTATTATTGATAATTATAAAGGCGATGACCTTGTAAGTGAGGCACAGCAAAAACTTGATAAGATAAAATCTTTTGAAAACGAAAATAAATCAAAAGAAGATAATGAATAA